CCCTCTCTATCCCATCCAATTTACGTAGGTCTAATTGTTTCACGCTTATTGCAAGCTTTAGAGGTTGGCCTTCTACCGATATAATCTCTAAAGCTTATAAAacagcgtgaaacgattacatgtatataaatcaagattggAATGGGATAGATAGGGGATCCACCCATTTgggagaaattatcgccgccaaaaaaaaaatcagaaaggaggggtagtagtagtagtagtagtgtccatacttcaggtgcaattttctttcattacctatgtacatatataatctttcgtaatatgatatacatactaAACTATCGGCTATTCTCTACTGGGAGGCGATCGTGGTACGAGATTTCAAAAAGATGCTACTGAGTTTCTTAATTAATTATAGGTAGATATTCAAgatttcagatcaaaatttgattttaaaattctgtGCATACAAAAACATCGTACAGTATGACCGACTTTTCCAGTTAACTTACGGTCTGTCCCAGAGTGGGGGTGGAGAGGTGTTGAAATAATTAAGGACTGAGTAttctggtacaaaatatggtattCAAATATACATATTGTGACTGGCCAATTTTGTTTGAGTATATTAACTTTACTCAAATTCTGTCTCTTTTTGTCGGAAGTAGGGtgtttaaattcaaataaatataagGGAAAGAAAACCCAACAATTAAATTACAAATGTCCGTCTCCGATCGGGCAAAGGTTGTTGattgtatttataaatgtacataGTACAATTAAATGTGGAAGCAACACTGTGTACATCACAATATCAATACAATACACGTTATAATATCGATACAATACATGTTACGATATCGATACAATACATGATGTAATATCGATACAATACATGTTATAATATCGATATAATACGTGTTATAATATCGATACAATACATGTTGTAATATCGATACAATTAATGTTATAATATCGATACAATACACGTTATTATACCGATACAATACACGTTACAATACCGATACAATACACGTTACAATATCGATACAATTAATGTTACAATATCGATACAATACACGTTACAATATCGATACAATTAATGTTACAATATCGATACAATACACGTTACAATATCGATACAATTAATGTTACAATATCGATACAATACACGTTATAATACACATTACAATATCGATACAATTAATGTTACAAGATCGATACAATACATGTTATAATATCAATACAATACAAGTTGCAATATCGATACAATACACGTTATAATACCGATACAATACACGTTACAATATCGATACAATTAATGTTACAATATCGATACAATACACGTTATAATACCGAAACAATACACGTTACAATATCGATACAATACACGTTATAATACCGAAACAATACACGTTATAATATCGATACAATACACGTTATAATATCGATACAATACATGTTACAATATCAGTACAATACATGTTATAATATCGATACAATACATGTTATAATATCGATATAATACGTGTTATAATATCGATACAATACATGTTGTAATATCGATACAATACACGTTATAATACCGATACAATACACGTTACAATATCGATACAATACATGTTACAATATCGATACAATACATGTTACGATATCAATACAATACATGTTACGATATCGATACAATACACGTTATAATACCAAAACAATACACATTATAATATCGATATGATACGTGTTACGATATCGATACAATACACGGTATAATACCAAAACAATACACATTATAATATCGATATGATACGTGTTATGATATCGATACAATACATGTTACAATATCGATACAATACACGTTATAATATCGATGCAATACACGTTATAATACTGATACAATACACGTTATAATATCGATACAATACACGTTACAATATCAATACAATACATGTTACAATATCGATACAATACGTGTTACAACATCGATACAATACACGTTATAATACCGAAACAATACACGTTACAATATCGATACAATACATGTTACAATAACAGTACAATACAAGTTATAATATCGATACAATTAATGTTACAATATCGATACAATACAAGTTATAATATCGATACAATACACGTTATAATATCGATACAATTAATGTTACAATATCGATACAATACATGTTATAATATCGATACAATACACGTTATAATATCGATACAATACATGTTATGATATCAATACAATACATGTTATAATATCGATACAATACACGTTATAATATCGATACAATACATGTTATGATATCAATACAATACATGTTATGATATCAATACAATACACGTTATAATATCGATACAATACATGTTATGATATCAATACAATACATGTTATAATATCGATACAATACATGTTATGATATCAATACAATACACGTTATAATATCGATACAATACATGTTATGATATCAATACAATACATGTTATAATATCGATACAATACATGTTATGATATCAATACAATACACGTTATAATATCAATACAATACATGTTATAATATCAATACAATACATGTTATGATATCAATACAATACACGTTATAATATCAATACAATACATGTTATAATATCAATACAATACATGTTATAATATCAATACAATACATGTTACTCATGGAGTTTACATGTAGTGATTCTCAGAATTTGCCTTTTAGTTTAAAACTCTATTAGATCGAGCTGTCGAGAAAGCGGGTTTTCCGAATATTTTCTCTTAAATCAAGCATACCTAGTTTGTGTAAACTAGCAATTTTCTGCTCTCAGAATGTGCCATTTTGcggtttataaaaaaaatgtcggGGATACCCCTATCCTCCCTGAGCGTGCCCCTCCCGCACGTGCCGCTTTATGACGCTAACCCGCATGGCCGCACCTTGAGCAATAAAACCTTTGGTTTCCAGCTCTTGTCTACTCAGATAATTTTCGCGATActgaaaaaaatcatatcagAGGGGGTAGGTAGGGTAAACAGGAGGGGAGGGGCAGGGTCAAGAGGAAAGAAGAAGGGAGAGAAGAGGGGAGAGggcggagagagagagagagagagagagagagagagagagagagagagagagagagagtttaacAGTTTGATAGATACGGTGGTCGCAGTNNNNNNNNNNNNNNNNNNNNNNNNNNNNNNNNNNNNNNNNNNNNNNNNNNNNNNNNNNNNNNNNNNNNNNNNNNNNNNNNNNNNNNNNNNNNNNNNNNNNNNNNNNNNNNNNNNNNNNNNNNNNNNNNNNNNNNNNNNNNNNNNNNNNNNNNNNNNNNNNNNNNNNNNNNNNNNNNNNNNNNNNNNNNNNNNNNNNNNNNAGATGAAATAACAGACAAACTACAGATTATACATATTTGTCTTCAGTGTAGATCCTGATAAAATAAACTACAGACTATTCAAATTTGTCAATAGTGTAAATCTAGATGAACAGACAAACTACAGATTATACATATTTGTCTATAGTGTAGATCTAGATGAACAGACAAACTACAGATTATACATATTTGTCAATAGTGTAGATCTAGACGAACAAACTACAGACTATACATATCTGTCTTTAGTGTAGATCTAGATAAATACCTTGACATCCTCCTCTGGATTTAGCGGCTTGACCTTCAGAATAAGTCCCACCTTATTCGACTTTCTGAAAGCTATAACACTGGAAAAGAAACACACAACTGATCAAACAATCAATTCATCTAGGGGTAACTAGAACAGAAATATGACTCCCAATACCAACTGACCTTGGATCGTCCTTGAACACTTCTTGACCTTGACTTCCATCATCATACAAGGCGGCGTCATCTCTAAGAGCAACAGTAATCGCTTGTTTTGGCAGCTCCACCTAATATTGAAGAAACCACtccattaaaggacacatcacatgtttttaaactttttaattttttcagcaaaattaattcatttcatgcctaaaactactttacatgtgttttaaatgaaacagtttgcgtagttttcgggtttgaaagcgatgaaattcaaatcttgcgatatgcatattttcttcgatattttacgcgccattatctgtgacgtcatatgtgacctcgagcgagaagatttgaaaacagttgataaccatttcataaacagattagatttaattgacaaacaaacaattatcacattaacagcttgtaaataacactgcattagggtgttttgtgccgtttaagggtgtacttgctgtcagaagagaggatttggactgtgtttttttcaattttcgaaggaaggtatgagggacaagacgtgaatattttttgtcggcacaacgactttgccataaaaacccccagtagaatttgtccctgtactttttcaaacaagcacttggacaaagacgtagataaactgtgagaaaattgttctatcgaagctacgcactgttacatataagcctacggcatatgctttccgttctgctctcgaattcaatacacactcgcaccaactgaccttcaccttgtaacaacaaaTAGGCaaaactttgctagcagtgtctaccaactggtagttttaaaaaagaaatttaaagataaaagataattgaactttcaattataaataataaaatataatatttcctgactttgaattgaattataatgctttcatttaaggaacgcgtacgtgtttacaacaacagcacgccacgctcccacttcctaagtaacaatgtgctgataacaaaaaataatgattaggcctaataaaattgctttaatacaataatttaaaagtattgtgattttcacaataagtttgatcattattattattttttctttttcgaaatgcacccgtgacagtaggcctagttgtcaatgatacataattgtatcataatttaggcctatctaacttctccaaaaataaatttaataattattgcactgtttattttagaaaagcaacaaccctaattacagttgtttacagaaatggcattaccaaattgtgtttagacagtgatcccatgtaaacattatttactcgcaaatttatgcagatttcacactcgcttttctcgctacatttgggtcacTATTTGTATGCaatggtggctaaaagatataagactcgggaaatttgtcaacatcgaaataaatgttatccatggtaaataaattaggcccctaaaacccgagtttttaaaaatatctaacactacttttacaacaagttgatcgacgaaggtcgcatatgacgtcactgtaccacatgactacctatctaattaactaggcttttttaattaagtccgtattgtggctaattatcgcaatacttcagcgaacgaactattacaattaatttctataagcataaggaagacaaaatgcatataattctgtatactttgaaaacacgagatgtgtcctttaactcTCACTCTAATGTTTAAAACACAATGATGCATAAAATATCAAGGATTGTACTTTATCCTCAGCCTACCTTTGCATTGCTGAAGTCATCCTCCTTGGAGTCGATTTGTAGGAAGGAAAGCTTGCTGTTGTATGCGCTAGGATTAGTCAGGGTCAAAGTCACCTTGCAGTCCTGAAATGTACATACAGCTGTGCattaatatttgaattcattgctaaatatatcaaattaagCTGTACAAATACATTTATGACTTTCTAGTTGTTCATCTGTAAATACACTTTACATTACCTTCTTCAGCACCAGCTCAGGAGGagagaaaatctttatttcagGTATATGGTGCCTGATAAATGAAACACGATATATAGACTGTAATTTCATCTGATTATTGAAACCAAAGTCACATGTCTAACAGAATGAATTTAATTCAACTTACAGGGCAATTAGCTGAATCTTGAACTTGATAGATATTGGGTTGAATTCTGGTTTACTCAAGTTGTGCTCACattcctgaaaaaaaaataaatccaattttatgatttgatttaaacaaactcgaatctgtactatgtcaggaagcgttcatgtgaatgtaaatttttctggagaagatttttaaatgacctcgtcctatttttgcatttttgtgattatcccccgtttgaagggggcatggcctttcatttttgaacaaacttgaaagcccttcatccaaggatacttttttgccaagtttggttgaaattggcccggtggttctgaagaagttgaaaatgtaaaaagtttaaagacggacagacgacggacaaaaggtgatcagaaaagctcacttgagctatcagctcaggtgaactaataAGACAACAAGCACAAACTCGCACTTCATTTGTAACTAATTGACATAAGTTCATGTACATGAATAAATTTTCAACACGATAATTACCAAAAAATGAACGAGAATCTTTCAAATCCCTTTAATGTTAAGTTCAAGGTTCATTTAATATATCTAAAGGAGGCCcagttttatttgattttatttattgtttcaCTTATAACCAGTTGGATGTTTCCTCCATTCCTTGTCTAACTTCTATGTCATATGTTCTCTACACCCCCTAACAACTATGTCACATGTTCTCTACACTCCCTAACTACTGTGTCACATGTGCTCTACACTCCCTAACAACTATGTCACATGTTCTCTACACTCTCTAACAACTATGTCACATGTTCTCTACACTCCCTAACTACTGTGTCACATGTTCTCTACACTCTCTAACTACAATGTCACATATTCTCTACACTCCCTAACTACTGTCACATGTTCTATATACACTCTCTAACTATTATGTCACATATTCTATATACACTCTCTAATGACTGTGTCACATGTTCTCTACACTCTCTAACTACTATGTCACATATTCTCTACACTCTCTAACTACTGTCACATGTTCTATATACACTCTCTAACTACTATGTCACATATTCTATATACACTCTCTAATGACTGTGTCACATGTTCTATATACTCTCTAACTACTGTCACATGTTCTCTACACTCCCTAACTACTGTGTCACATGTTCTCTACACTCATCCAGACACCATTGCTTAGACATGGTCCCGGTTTGCTGTTTACCTTACACCTAAGGGACCTTCTGATGAGCAGGTGTTTATGAAGCGGGTAGAGGACGCTGCTCTCGCTGGGTTGGAACTCCGGGGAGGCATGTCTCTGGCTGATGGTGCTCACTGATCAAATCAGgtttaaaattatgaaaaatttgaaatcagAAATGATATGTATGACATTAGTTTGAGTCACTTGTATCAAATTGTACTGGATCTGTGAATGCACTCTCTAGGAGCGGATCAAACATTTTACTCACTCTTATCTAACTGTAATGGTTCTGTGAATATACTCTCTGGGAGTGGATCAAACATTTTGACAGTCTCAGATGGTTTTACCATAGAAAAACTGACTTCTTCATTTTCCTTGATGCTGAAAtgcaattatttatttatttgtttttgtattttgcaTCAAAGGCATTGCAAGGACACAATGCATCAGAACATGTACAGAGATTAAGGACACAATGCATCAGAACATGTACAGAGATTAAGGACACAATGCATCAGAACATGTACAGAGATTTATgcccaaaaaacaaacaatgcaGGCTCCTGGTCTTCAATCTtgtgaatatgaaaataaatcttcCATTCTTTGATGATGTCACTGTACCTTAGATTGGCCAGGTTCCCCTGCTTCCTTTTGGCAGCAACAGACACCATTCCATATTTGTCCATGCCAGCCTGAATAATGTACCATGCTTGTGATTAAGTTTGTCCTATCTACATTACTAAAGTTTCTATACAAATCCATCTTACTATAGTGAGGAAAATTGCATTACACCCACTAATCATAGTGAGATGGACAGTTTTATTGTAGTGAGATGGACAGTTTTATTGTAGTGAGATGGACAGTTTTATTGTAGTGAGATTGTTTTATTGTAGTGAGATGGACAGTTTTATTGTAGTGAGATGGACAGTTTTATTGTAGTGAGATGGACTGTCTTACTGTGTAGCTGAGGTAGCTCCTTCGCCTGACgtatttctttctctctttttcaGCTTTTTCTTTCTGAGCAATTTTCTCGTAAGTTTCAAGTAAAGAGAATATCTGTAGAATACATAGAAATATTCATGATTTCTTCAATGAACAGAAACATAGTCCAgggaaaataaagaaataattgtTTCCACCAGGATGGCAAGCAAAACTGTGAGAGAACTGTCAATTCCATCCATGCATCCTCTAAAgagtatgaaaaaaaaaaagaaaaaaagaaatgcagtaaaaacaaaaaaagtttgTTAGATTCTCAAAAGCTtggaatttttcaatcatataataatattgATTAGTTATTTCGTCCCAAAAGGGACCGTTTACCATGATTTATCTAGAATATAGATAAAATTCAAAGTGATGTCATTTTACtcattttattattaaacaATGTAAAACCACAATTGTGTTCTATTTCCCAGCAAGAAAAAAAATGACTTGAAATACTATAATTTTGTTGAATGTAATTTTCGTGGCATTATAATGAAGTAATGACGGTGTGATAAAACTTAAGTGTCGCTGATCTTCTGAGTTTAAAATACCAGACAAAAGTAGTCTGACACTTTCTCACGTAacgttttcattaatttttctcTCCGTTATCTAATACTAAATGTATGCCTGACCAGTCGACTGCATGCTCCAGTGAACACCAGTCATAATATCAggttaggccaattcaacttaattagtataTTATCATCAAAGGTTACCTTTTAAAAAGTATGGGGTGGGTGAGAGGattgtattttttaatttttattttctgagaaaaatagtaatgacaaacaagtttttgtcaacagaagtgcatcatcTAATGCcaatggatatcaatctatgcttatttcataGACGAATTCctggttaagctttaatttcaaacacagaaagattcCAAACTTCTTTAAGATTTacgcccacaggccttatctgtCACCTgtatactagtgaaaaagtatcactacttccatgggctatggaatctagaaaaaatttcctgttctgaatatctaatctaaattctaatgt
This genomic window from Ostrea edulis chromosome 4, xbOstEdul1.1, whole genome shotgun sequence contains:
- the LOC125672060 gene encoding dynactin subunit 4-like isoform X1, whose protein sequence is MSTFVDVNIVKYLCSCEKRHPICRLYLCRHCLKLRCGDCVQHEVDTPYCPNCLENMPSAEAKLKKNRCSNCFDCPSCGHTLTTRATSTSIPDPEDPNKTTPKKMYYMVCGFCRWTTRDVGIQDKPVASGGWEDLENKDSKQIFSLLETYEKIAQKEKAEKERKKYVRRRSYLSYTAGMDKYGMVSVAAKRKQGNLANLSIKENEEVSFSMVKPSETVKMFDPLPESIFTEPLQLDKMSTISQRHASPEFQPSESSVLYPLHKHLLIRRSLRCKECEHNLSKPEFNPISIKFKIQLIALHHIPEIKIFSPPELVLKKDCKVTLTLTNPSAYNSKLSFLQIDSKEDDFSNAKVELPKQAITVALRDDAALYDDGSQGQEVFKDDPSVIAFRKSNKVGLILKVKPLNPEEDVKVFI
- the LOC125672060 gene encoding dynactin subunit 4-like isoform X2 codes for the protein MPSAEAKLKKNRCSNCFDCPSCGHTLTTRATSTSIPDPEDPNKTTPKKMYYMVCGFCRWTTRDVGIQDKPVASGGWEDLENKDSKQIFSLLETYEKIAQKEKAEKERKKYVRRRSYLSYTAGMDKYGMVSVAAKRKQGNLANLSIKENEEVSFSMVKPSETVKMFDPLPESIFTEPLQLDKMSTISQRHASPEFQPSESSVLYPLHKHLLIRRSLRCKECEHNLSKPEFNPISIKFKIQLIALHHIPEIKIFSPPELVLKKDCKVTLTLTNPSAYNSKLSFLQIDSKEDDFSNAKVELPKQAITVALRDDAALYDDGSQGQEVFKDDPSVIAFRKSNKVGLILKVKPLNPEEDVKVFI